From a region of the Panicum virgatum strain AP13 chromosome 2K, P.virgatum_v5, whole genome shotgun sequence genome:
- the LOC120695968 gene encoding glycolipid transfer protein 1-like, whose product MAGTVFTPSLEGMKHVKSENGLILTKPFLEVCKHILPVLEKFGSAMAIVKTDIGGNITRLETKYASDPTKYEQLHSLVKVEVSAKTAKSSSSCTNGLLWLTRAMDFLVALFHNLVQHPDWQMSQACNDAYSKTLKKWHGWLASSSFSVAIKLAPDRKKFMEIISGSGNINTDIEKFCSTFSPLLAENHKFLASVGMDDLKAS is encoded by the exons ATGGCGGGGACTGTGTTCACGCCCTCCCTTGAGGGAATGAAGCATGTCAAGTCAGAGAACGGCCTGATCCTGACCAAGCCGTTTCTCGAAGTATGCAAGCACATCCTTCCTGTGCTAG AGAAATTCGGGTCAGCCATGGCTATTGTCAAGACTGATATAGGAGGCAATATCACG AGGCTGGAGACAAAATATGCATCTGATCCTACAAAGTATGAGCAGCTGCACAGTCTGGTGAAAGTAGAAGTTAGTGCAAAGACTGCCAAAAGTTCTAGCAGTTGTACTAACGGTCTTCTCTGGCTGACAAG AGCCATGGACTTCTTGGTTGCACTGTTCCATAATTTGGTACAGCACCCAGATTGGCAAATGTCACAAGCTTGCAATGACGCATATAGCAAAACACTGAAGAAATGGCATGGCTGGCTAGCGAGTTCAAGCTTTTCG GTTGCCATAAAGCTTGCACCAGACAGGAAGAAGTTCATGGAGATCATCAGTGGTTCAGGCAACATCAACACAGACATTGAGAAGTTTTGCTCAACATTCTCCCCTTTGCTGGCAGAAAACCACAAGTTTCTG GCCAGTGTGGGCATGGATGATCTTAAGGCGTCTTGA
- the LOC120670140 gene encoding CRIB domain-containing protein RIC7-like, with protein MGTKMKKGILKPFRYISNMMDGKEPEMQIGFPTDVKHVAHIGWDGPGAANNNNNNAGGAPSWMKDYHSAPLDSSSFRSESGGTAAANPWASQEIVMDGGSLGETSFRDTKSEAGDAGGEDSPLSPGSRRSRRHRSRGSATSSMDVTGAEGAEEKKKDKAKKGIRKNRKKDKDKPSAGEDGAAATCQDLPAVPKKSNRRKSKGSSEGTGAAAAKDGAAAPAPEEEAAAPLPPVADD; from the exons ATGGGcacaaagatgaagaaggggATCCTGAAGCCGTTCCGCTACATCTCAAACATGATGG ATGGTAAGGAGCCTGAAATGCAAATCGGGTTCCCAACGGATGTAAAACATGTAGCACATATCGGTTGGGACGGTCCTGGCGCCGccaataacaacaacaacaatgctgGAGGAGCACCTAGCTGG ATGAAGGATTACCACTCGGCACCGCTGGACTCGTCATCTTTTAGGAGTGAGAGTGGAGGCACAGCTGCTGCAAATCCCTGGGCTTCTCAAG AGATAGTCATGGATGGAGGAAGCCTCGGCGAAACCTCCTTCCGGGACACGAAAAGCGAggccggcgacgccggcggggAGGACTCCCCACTGTCCCCCGGCTCGCGCCGGTCGAGACGACACCGCTCCCGGGgctccgccacctcctccatggACGTCACGGGCGCCGAGGGCgccgaggagaagaagaaggacaaggcCAAGAAGGGCATCCGCAAGAACCGCAAGAAGGACAAGGACAAGCCGTCGGCCGGcgaggacggcgccgccgccacctgccaGGACCTCCCAGCCGTGCCCAAGAAGTCCAACCGCCGGAAAAGCAAGGGCAGCTCCGAGGgcaccggcgccgcggcggccaaggacggcgccgccgcgcccgcgccggaggaggaggcggcggcgcccctacCCCCCGTGGCCGACGACTAG